The Elaeis guineensis isolate ETL-2024a chromosome 5, EG11, whole genome shotgun sequence DNA segment GTGTTAGAAGCAAGAATATTAAAAGGGTGATGATCTCAAAATGTTTAATCTTTTCCAAGGGAGTTGTGTTCTAAAGGACCTCTTCAAACATCATTAGCAAGAGGATGCAAGGCTCGAGACTGCAGATCTGTGCGTACCAGATTTCGTTGTCAaactgaaattaaaaaaaaaaaaaaaatcccgatGATGTTTCAATCTTGTGATTCTTTAGAGGAGGTTCTTTTGGTTGGGAAGAAGCTTACTCTAATGTAGTTTTTTCTTTATGATGGATTCTACACACTGTATTTTTAGTACAAATATTATGCGCTCTGCCACTACAAACATTTTAAAAGCATTAATGCATGCaaatattgtgatgaaattttctGCTTCTTTGTTTTGCCATGATCAAACATATTTGTTTTTGTTTTCTCAGATTAAACGTTTCAGTAAGATGCTTCGGAAGATAAACAATAATTCATGTAACCTTCACTCTTTGCCTGATGATTCAATAGAAGAGCTTCGCCCTATTTATTCTTCTGGTAACTTCAATGAACTTTTATTCCTTTTTGtaatatttattctttctttttacctctcctttttatttgaaaatataacAGCATTGGAAAAGTTGAAAGAATATGTGGAGTCAGAAACAGCGAGGAAATCTGGTATCAGTTCTAAGTCAGTAAGGTCCAGAGACAGAAAGAAAGGCAATGACAGAATGAAAGAATAGATGCATTATTTTAATGGAGATCCTTATCATAACAGCTACCAATACTCACAATCTTTAAATGGTGAGTTTTAGAGAGCTCTGCTTCTAACTAAACCTTTAACTCTTTCTCTAATTTATTAGTTGATTTTTGAATTTTCCTTTTGTGAATTCAGTTCCAAAACTTATTTCAAATCCGGGATAACTCCGAAATGGTCAGTTGCTACTTGCTTTTATCAACATTATCGTAGGGGAACCATGCATGCAATTTAGTAAAAGAAAATTACATTTGATCTGGCACCAGCAGCCCAAGGTTAAAGATATCAAATTTGCCGCCCATACTTTGAATGCTCAAGTCAAGCATTTTGTGATACATTGGCATGCATtaccttaaaagaaaaagatttctGTAGAAGACTTTTAGCTTTTGATTCTTCCAATTTTCACCACATCAAATGTTGGTATAAACAATTAAGAAATTTCCTTCTTTATATTAGTAATACATATGTGATAAACATGCTTGGCACAGATACACGTCATGCATCATTACTCATAGGCCCCACTCGAGATTATCCTACCTCATAAAGATTTGTTTGCAGCCTAAAAGATGGTCAATGGTAGGCTCTGATTTTTCCATCTTCGGATCCTCCAACTACTTCTGGGGCACGTGTAATTTATTTTAAAACATGATCTCTCCTTAACTCCACACTTGCCAGAACTTTGCTTGGATTGTGTTATTCTAACCACAAATCACCTCATGACAGCAATTATGTTTCGACATGAACATGTTCATAACAATCATGGTTTTCCAGTACCATAAATATTTTTAGCAAACACAGAGAACTTAAATGAGACTATTCACTACTTGAGGTCAACTTTTTCTATCCTACATTTTTGTAGCTCTTAATTATTGTGTGTGTGGCCGTTATTTTATTTTGCAATTATTACAAGTAACCTGTAAGTTGTGCAACGAATTTAGACATCACTTTTAAGAAAACATAGGTGAGTTAAGGAAAAAGTTCCACTTCATTTTACTTATTTTCCAAAAAAGCATATATATCATATGTTTTTTTAAGGGTGGCAAAAATTGAGCtggcccaaaaaaaaaatccaatccgGCCCAACCTTATTTGGCTTAGGTTTGGGTCTAGAGGTTTTTAGTTCAGCACTGTAAATAGGTTCGCTAtggttaaagagtttaacctgACTCGACTCAAGACGGTAGAAGTCTATTTAGGTCAAAATAGTTTTGGTTGGGTTCAGTCATGGTGTTGGACAAGAATTTTTGAGtgattaatctttttcttttttggggtCAGTAATTGGTCTTTTTCGTGATATTGGTTGTTTAAATCAGTTTGAAAGTTAGCTAGTAAGAATTGTAATTTGATAGGTTAGCAAGGCTTATTGGGGATTTTAGTCATACAAAATAGATTGGGTTAGGGTCAAATGAGTGATCTGAAATGACCCATGGTGGGTACGGGTCAAGAGATCTGGACACGATTTTGGGTTAGTTCAGGTATGGGTCAAGTTTCGTATGTTTTTGTACTTGACCTGGGTAGCTATGTGTTATACATCCAGAAAATTTTTTGTTCTGATATTATACTGCAAAGACCTTCAACTTCTATGCTCATTTGGATTTTAAAGAACATATAAGTTTCGCTGGTATTAGAGTTCAAAATAttatatcacaaattatttcaatctaCAAATATACTGAAGCGTTTTGAATTTGGCTTGGGAACAGAACTGGAGTAGAATAAGACTTGATCATCAAGTCTTTAATCCTTATCTTGCTGGCATAGAAGCTTCCTCCTCCAGGTGCTTAAGATAAACTTTGACAGCTTTCTTGGAAATCTGAAACCTTTGTGAGTAGGTGTCATTGCGATTGTTATCCATCTCATCATTTCAAGTCCACTCAGAGCAGTAAACCTGTGACGAAGTCGAGGCAAAAAGCTTTTTTGTCTTGTAAGTGGTCCAGGGAGCCTTGGCGGAAGGTTCTTACTTCTAAAAGCGACTTCTTGAACTGCAATTTTGTGGTTAATGTAATTTGGCGCACCGGACCGGAAGCTTGCAAACATTTTTGACGCGAATCTTGGTGTTGCGAGAAGGTTTGAAGGAGATATGAGCCTGATAGAAGTTTTATATTGTATGAACCTGTAAAGGTCCAAGCTTCCTTCTTGTTATAATGTATATAAATTTCTATCAGTAAAATACATCGACCAATATTGGCTTATTCTTGTTCGCTTTTTATCTTTCCTTTTTGGCAGCGTGCTTTTTACTGGCAAATCCTGACACTAGGTTGCATTATtgcaatctttactaaaaaagaaTTTGATGAATCTTGCAAATCCAAGAATTATTGTAAAATAAATCAACTTTCTTTCTGCATTGCTTCTCCAATCCTTGCCGTCATCTATTCCTCACTGCTATAGAATTTGAAAGTGCAGCTGATTCATAAGGTTGATATTGTTTCTTCCTTTGTTATCATCCATTCTCAGCTAGCAAATTTGGCAAGGGGCTTCTTTCAGCGAGTTGTTGCTGTCTCCCCATGGCTCATGTTAATCTACTTCGTTCTGATGGTTTTTGGATGTATTGTGTAGAGTTGCGTGCATAGAGTTTTTGGAGGTTGTTGCATGGGTCGGTATTATTAGTTATGCTAAAGCACGAGGCTCATCGTTTTCGCTAAGTACTGAATTGTAAGCTGGCTTTTATTCAAGTGTCCATGTAGACAATATGTCAGCATTGGGTCTTCTCCGTAGCTCCTGTGCATTCACTTTCCCGTACATGGAACCATATCAAAGGATTTTCATACAACCCTTCCGTGGAACCCACGTCGGCTTCTCCTATTAAGTTCCTGAAAGCAGACTGTACATCGCCCCATACCCGGTGGGGAGAGGGCTAATTTGATTCCCTTTTCCAGGAAACTGGAGCCAGAGGATTGCATGTTATTTATTGCAAATCTTGAATTGAACTGCTGAATCATCTGTAACTTTCTCCGTTGGTGCACTTCTCAGCCCTGTATTGTCGAAGTTTTGTTTTGTTGATATGTCTGATACAAGTTGGCTTaccttaaaatttatttatttattttttcaaattttttgtttGTGACTTTTTAGTAAAAATATTGAATgagtagagaagagagagagagagagagaggaaaggggATATACGTGTAGGGATGATAATTGGATCGGATCGATACGGATTGAATCAAAAAATCGCCAATCTAAATCCGAGATGCTTATTCAACAGATAATCTGATCCGATCGACGCAGCCGTTAAGACAGCATAATTGGACGTGCAGATCAACGGCTCCGATCGGCTTTCCACCATCAAAAAGTTAGACAACAATATAAAATTACCCTACGTAACTACAAGCCGGACAACTGGAATCTCTCCTGCTGTTTCCGGTCTCTCTCGACGCGTCGCCGCCCCCTCTCCTAGATGGCGGCAGATGGCGGAGGCGAGTCCTCCTCAGCCGGCGTcggtggtggaggaggaggaCGGCAGGCCGGGTCGTTGGCGGAGGCGAGGAGGGCGCGGAGCGAGTCGATCCCGCCGTACATGAGGGCGGTGTCGGGGTCGCTGGGGGGGATCATGGAGGCGTGCTGCCTCCAGCCCATCGACGTGATCAAGACGCGGCTGCAGCTCGACCGGACGGGGAACTACCGGGGGATCGCGCACTGCGGGGCGACGGTGGCGCGGACGGAGGGGTGCGGGCTCTCTGGAAGGGGCTCACCCCGTTCGCCACCCACCTCACCCTCAAGTACGCCCTCGCATGGGCTCCAACGCCCTCTTCCAGTCCGCCTTCAAGGACCCCGACACCGGCCACCTCTCCAACCGCGCCCGCGTCCTCTCCGGCTTCGGCGCGGCGTCCTCGAGGCCCTCGTCATCGTCACCCCCTTCGAGGCGAGCCCCCTTCTTTgcttttgtcctttcttttttcCGACTTTCTATAACTAATTCTACTGGCAAAATGATCTGGTGCtgtaaatgtttttttttttttgggttggggggtggtcttttcatttaatctttattattctTTTCGATTGAAGTTTTTTCTTTCCGCTCTTCGATCCTTGCTTAGTCTCTCCTACGTTCTCTAGGGTTTCTTGTAGCCCTCGATTGTTTTATGTTTAGTGATCTTGGATGGGTCTCGAGAAATATATGGCATGTATCAAATTCTACATATATTTTGGAGGTACAGATTGGGGAAGCTGTGGAATTATGCTAGGCGGGGACTAAATTAGATTCTTTTGATTACGTGGTCTGAGATTTGGTTTGGCATGTTCTGATATATTAAAATTCTACAGTCATTCTGAGTAAGTGATCAGTGGAGCCAGTGGCATATGACAATGTAACTTCTTTTTTAAGAACTTCTCTGCCCCCATGGTGTATGGTTACATGCCAGCGTGAATCTGGGATGCAACGGATTTTTGTTGTTGTCATCATGTCACACAAGTTTTGGAATAGACTTGCAGTAAGTTGAGTAGAGCATGGTATGACTTGTACCCCTAATTTTGTTCCAACTCACACCTGAAATATGAAAACAAATCTAGTTATCAAAATTAGACCTCATTTTAGAACAGGCTTACATGTCATCATTGTCAAAATCTTCATGTCACAAATTaacatacaaaaataaaaaatccagGAAAATTtgatatttctcatgaattttaatCTGGTAATTATGAAAGGTCTTGTATCTTTGTATTAGCAGCTGATGTTGCAATTTAGATCCATATTGACAGACACTTGGTGATACAGATTTTGGTTCTTGCATTTGTAAACCATGGCTTTTAGGTAGCATCAGGTATGGTGCTTCTGGCCATGTGTTACGACAGTCTGCTATGCAGTTTTCCATTGATTGGACAAATCAGACAGCTTAAAACATCTGGTTTTAGAGATCACTGATAGATTGCTTACATTGAGTAATCATGGCTATCCATCTGTGTCTTGTTTAAAAAACAATACATCTTTTACAACACAACACATGCATTTTCAAAATGGTATAGTGAGGATTTGTGCAGGTttgtatttagtcccacattagtTGTGCGCGGGGGAGGTCTTGGTACTCATATAGGACCAACGAACCCAAATAACATATTCTTGTTAGCTTTTTTAGGTGAAGTCCTAGGCTATTACAAATGGTATCATAGATGAGCTGGCCGATGATCCATGTGGATGAAGGGACATTTGTAGCACAAGCTCTTTTGGGGCTAAACATGGGCCGACCATGATTTTTATGATTGCatttgattggatttggattCTTAGCTTGGCGAAGACATCGGGACTTAAATCGAGCGAGTGTGAGGGCCCATGTAGGCTTGTATTAGTTTCATTATGTGTTAGGGGATCTTCGGTATTTATATAGGACAAAAGGTCCCAAATAACATCTTCTAGCTAGTCTTTTTAGATGAGATATTGGGTTGTTCTAGATATTATTTTCATTTTTGTTGTATATATGGAAGACAAAATGCTACATTGGTCCAATTGAAAGGATTGGTGAGAAGGTGCTTTCTATGCTTGCAGCTGGTCTTTTTGTTCTCTATTGCTCATTCCTTGGGAAGTTTCGAATTCAACAAGTCTactatgtttcaaatttttagcaTATCTTTTACCTTAAAAAAAGTCTTCTTTTGTGGGACTCAATATCCAATGGTTGTGTGAGTTAGAAAGAAGCCATGGCAAAGATTTCAAACAGGATTCCTTTTTTTCAAGACCTTGCAACAAAATTAACTGGAATCATCTATTGCTCAATGGCTATAAACATGGCTAAAACTTGAAAGGATAATCTTTGTTGTCACTATTGTTACTTTGAAGATGTTAAGGCAAAATTAAGAAGGCACTAGGAATATGACATGATCTAGTTCAATGATTGAATTGATCAAATGAGACAAACTCTTACCTTATCATGCAAGCAGGATTTGGTAGGATCATGCTACTTTTTTCATATGTTAAGATTGTAAATGTGTTCATGGATTTCAAGGTATTAAGCTTCTCCAGATGATTAACTTATGCATGCCCAGAAGGATGATTATGCAAgtaatgatataaaaaaatttctgTACTTTCTTTTAAAGAGAAAAGATACCTAGTGTTTGCAAAGGAAATCAATTTATCATTCAAGTGTATGAAATGGACACATAACTCAGAAATATTCATGCTTGTTGAAAATGGAGATCATTTGTCTCTTTGGAAGGGGTTACAAACTATTTTAGGTGAAAAATATTAATCCGTGTAGATACCTCATTGTTGGAATGGTAGATATGATTGTTGCCTTCTTTTtagggaaaaaaaattattataaggaTTTCTTGCGTTTAACTCTTTTCTCTAAAATGATTTTCTTTGACAACTGGTTACCAGAACAAATTTAATGCAATGACATTGTCAATCCTTGAAAATGGATAactgtttatcttttttttttcttttcttttgattcaCATTGCGATGCTGCCTGTCTTTTCTATCTCTAAATGGTGTCGATCAATTCAGGTGTTGGATTTGAGTAATATTAATTGCCCTTGGTGAAGAGGAAGTAAAATGCAAGGATTTGAATGAGAAAAATGATCCCTTTTTTCAGCCATTATGATCTATGTGAATGAGGAAGTAAAGCAAGTTCCACATTTTCCTTGACAGGGAAGGAAAATGCATAGTTACACAGAACTTATCTTTAGAAAGAGATCAGTCTGAAATAATAATTTGTGAGAGAATCTGTTTTAAGCCAGATGGGAGTGGTAGTGATACGGAAGGTAAGGAGTAACAAGCTCATATAAATTACTCTTGTATGTTCTGAGATTGGTGACAGCATGTGGCTTACATTGCAAATTCACAGAATGGATCAACTGTTTGGGAGCATCGGAATACATGCAGTTTTAAGAAGGGTGTTTTTCATTGCTGCAACTTGGGCGGGTTGGTTCAGGTTGAGGGTGGACCTAATGCAACCCAGCTCCAGTACCTCCCAACCCAGCCAGACCTCAGGTTGTGATTTCTCTTACCAACCCAACCTCATCAGCTAAATTTGGTTTGGATAGGATTACTgttggtttgggtttgattgaTCAGATTAGGTCGGATTATATAAGTAATTTTAGACCAGGGAAAGGTTTTGGACTTCTTTTATTAGGTTAGTATTTAGTATTCAGTTGGTTGGGATCTTATTTAGGTGCAGCTGTCCGACCCAATACTCAATAGTGTAAAGTATGTTTTAAATAGAGCATATAAGTATTTCATATGAAACATaactataaatttatttatttatttcttaggTTGATTTGGGTTAGGGTTGGGTTTGCCTTGGATTTTTGAGCTCGAGCCCAACCCTATAGTTCATAAAATCTCAGCTCCACCCTGACCCAATAAGTGGGTTTGGCAGGTCAGGTTGAGCCCACCCAGGTTTCACCCCTAGTTTGTATAAAAGTTTTGCTTCCTTTTGTTCCATTGGGTAAATAATATACTTAAAGTTTACAAACACTATATATTAAGTTCTTTGAATCTTTATGGCGATTTTCTTTTTGCAGATATTTTAACTCCTGCTGGTTGGTTTTTTCTGACTGGAgtaaattattataatttgatTCACAATTAATATGTTTGTAGCATGAGTACAGGTGGTCAAAATCAGATTGCAACAGCAAAAAGGTTTGAGCCCTGAGCTTTTGAAATACAAGGGTCCAGTACATTGTGCAAGGATGATCATTCGTGAAGAAGGAATTTTTGGGCTCTGGGCAGGAGCAGCACCCACTGTTATGCGTAATGGAACAAACCAGGCTGCCATGTTCACAGCCAAGAATGCATTTGACATCATTCTGTGGAAGAAACATGAAGGGGATGGAAAAGTGCTTCAGCCGTGGCAATCTATGATTTCTGGGTTC contains these protein-coding regions:
- the LOC105044575 gene encoding LOW QUALITY PROTEIN: mitochondrial succinate-fumarate transporter 1-like (The sequence of the model RefSeq protein was modified relative to this genomic sequence to represent the inferred CDS: inserted 3 bases in 3 codons), translated to MAADGGGESSSAGVGGGGGGRQAGSLAEARRARSESIPPYMRAVSGSLGGIMEACCLQPIDVIKTRLQLDRTGNYRGIAHCGATVARTEGXRALWKGLTPFATHLTLKYAXRMGSNALFQSAFKDPDTGHLSNRARVLSGFGXGVLEALVIVTPFEVVKIRLQQQKGLSPELLKYKGPVHCARMIIREEGIFGLWAGAAPTVMRNGTNQAAMFTAKNAFDIILWKKHEGDGKVLQPWQSMISGFLAGSAGPVCTGPFDVVKTRLMAQSRSGGEVKYKGMIHAIRTIFAEEGLLALWKGLLPRLMRIPPGQAIMWAVADQVTGFYEKRYLQSAHF